Proteins encoded by one window of Ralstonia sp. RRA:
- a CDS encoding glycosyltransferase family 2 protein has translation MQSTPTNLALVVIARNEATCIERCLLSAKPFVDRMVVLDTGSTDDTIAIAQACGAHVSQMTWQNDFSAARNAALEAANADWNLVLDADEWLESGGEHLRALSNANPMLGILCIKNDTDAANSASQLIAWLPRLLPRGVRYVGRIHEQPVSSLPAQRLSIVLRHDGYTAAKMQKKGERNTQLLLDELKHRPDDPYVLFQLGKEIELHQEDYARATDYYARAFALAPQDAPYRRSLALRYLYSLGKSDRLDEAMAHADTSIHAWPDFPDLCFALGLVLVDAAVKHPEHASTQWLPLAEQAFCRCLEIGDQAGMDGSVVGRGSFLAAQQLATVYQMQANVLARKSEQYLALSRQMQGAPAPREV, from the coding sequence GTGCAATCCACTCCCACCAACCTCGCGCTGGTTGTCATCGCGCGCAATGAAGCCACCTGCATCGAACGCTGCCTGCTCAGCGCCAAACCGTTTGTCGACCGCATGGTGGTGTTGGATACCGGCTCCACTGACGACACCATCGCCATTGCCCAGGCATGCGGCGCGCATGTCAGCCAGATGACTTGGCAGAATGATTTTTCAGCAGCCCGCAACGCTGCGCTGGAGGCCGCCAATGCGGATTGGAACCTCGTCCTGGATGCGGATGAATGGCTGGAAAGCGGTGGTGAACATCTGCGCGCCCTCAGCAACGCCAACCCGATGCTGGGCATCCTCTGCATCAAGAACGATACCGATGCGGCCAACTCCGCCAGCCAGTTGATTGCATGGCTCCCCCGCCTGCTGCCACGTGGCGTGCGCTATGTGGGCCGCATCCATGAACAGCCGGTGTCTTCACTGCCGGCGCAGCGCCTGTCCATCGTGCTGCGGCACGATGGCTATACCGCCGCCAAGATGCAGAAGAAAGGCGAGCGCAATACGCAGCTCCTGCTCGACGAACTCAAGCATCGACCTGATGATCCTTACGTGCTATTCCAGCTCGGCAAGGAAATCGAGTTGCATCAGGAAGACTACGCTCGAGCCACGGACTATTACGCCCGCGCTTTCGCCCTCGCGCCGCAAGACGCACCGTACCGCCGCAGCCTCGCACTGCGCTATCTGTATAGCCTGGGCAAATCGGATCGACTGGACGAGGCGATGGCCCATGCGGATACCAGCATCCATGCATGGCCGGATTTTCCGGATCTGTGTTTCGCGCTGGGCCTGGTGTTGGTGGATGCGGCGGTCAAACATCCTGAGCACGCCAGCACGCAATGGCTGCCGTTGGCGGAGCAGGCATTCTGCCGTTGCCTGGAGATTGGCGATCAGGCGGGGATGGACGGCAGCGTTGTTGGGCGAGGCAGCTTCCTGGCTGCCCAGCAACTCGCTACCGTGTATCAGATGCAGGCCAACGTGCTTGCCCGCAAATCCGAGCAATACCTGGCGCTGTCGAGGCAGATGCAAGGCGCGCCTGCGCCTCGCGAGGTTTGA
- a CDS encoding flagellar protein FliT, which produces MHRHIPIKDSESLFVCYEAIARLTAEMVNAAEVGNWEIVSTLESESAAYVDALRRSEPHPTLSRDDIERKRTLLVRILEDDARVRAMVYPRLDRLQKRIDTARRANTASNAYGSMARY; this is translated from the coding sequence ATGCACCGCCACATCCCGATCAAGGACAGCGAAAGTCTGTTCGTCTGCTACGAAGCCATCGCGCGCCTGACTGCCGAGATGGTCAATGCTGCTGAAGTGGGCAACTGGGAGATCGTCAGTACGCTGGAGAGCGAAAGCGCCGCCTATGTGGATGCGCTGCGCCGTTCTGAGCCGCACCCTACGCTGTCACGCGACGACATCGAGCGCAAACGTACGTTGCTCGTGCGCATTCTTGAAGACGACGCCCGCGTACGCGCGATGGTGTATCCGCGTCTGGATCGCCTGCAGAAGCGCATCGACACGGCACGCCGTGCCAACACTGCCAGCAACGCCTACGGCAGCATGGCACGCTACTGA